One region of Eupeodes corollae chromosome 1, idEupCoro1.1, whole genome shotgun sequence genomic DNA includes:
- the LOC129940316 gene encoding caspase-6, whose translation MDETDISVLRFGKKKEHKELPDSQAASQKYDEVDGQATEIKGPIRSIATKDVTYDTSNRNIGIALIFNHKEIRNQDPRKGTERDRERVKSMLKQYGFDVRTFDDLTFEKLNGQLKDVAAEDHSDNDCLVVVVMSHGIEGKIYAKDMTYPVERLWTPFLGENCKSLINKPKLFFIQACRGNQLERPVTYESVAPMSRFASSVPEEKQTITYAIPNTADLLVFYSTFDGYYSFRNVENGSWFIQAFCQAFEEAAKYGPENGTELFQLLTTINRTVAYEYQSMTKQEATNEMKEMPNFLSTLTKIFYLKVKRK comes from the exons ATGGATGAGACTGACATATCGGTGCTGAGATTCGGcaagaaaaaagaacacaaagaaCTTCCAGACAGTCAAGCTGCAAGTCAGAAATACGATGAAGTCGATGGCCAGGCAACTGAGATAAAAGGTCCCATTCGGTCAATTGCAACAAAAGATGTAACCTACGATACTAGTAATCGAAACATTGGCATCGCCTTAATATTCAATCACAAAGAAATCCGAAATCAAGACCCCCGGAAGGGAACCGAACGTGATCGTGAACGGGTGAAGAGCATGCTCAAGCAGTACGGGTTTGACGTGCGGACATTTGATGATTTGACGTTTGAGAAACTCAATGGTCAATTGAAAGATG TTGCCGCAGAGGATCATAGTGATAATGACTGCCTTGTTGTCGTGGTCATGTCACATGGAATCGAAGGCAAGATCTATGCCAAGGACATGACATATCCAGTGGAACGTTTGTGGACACCATTTTTGGGAGAAAACTGTAAATCTCTGATAAACAAACCcaaattgtttttcattcag GCCTGTCGTGGAAATCAATTAGAAAGACCGGTGACATATGAAAGTGTGGCACCAATGTCACGTTTCGCATCTTCAGTCCccgaagaaaaacaaacaataaccTATGCCATACCGAACACAGCTGatcttttagtattttattcaacttttgaTG GCTACTATTCGTTTCGAAACGTTGAGAATGGATCGTGGTTTATACAGGCCTTCTGTCAAGCTTTCGAGGAAGCAGCAAAATATGGCCCCGAAAATGGCACTGAACTCTTCCAACTTCTGACAACGATCAATCGAACAGTGGCCTACGAATACCAGTCCATGACCAAACAAGAGGCTACCAATGAAATGAAGGAAATGCCAAactttttatcaactttaacaaaaatcttttatcttaaggtgaaacgtaaataa